In one bacterium genomic region, the following are encoded:
- a CDS encoding DEAD/DEAH box helicase family protein: MALSESDTRAKLIDPVLHVRGWTEDLIRREETAGAIEIVDGRPRRRARGRVDYVLRVRVTPDTQPVAAALCEAKAEHLPPAHGLEQGKAYANCKRLNVPFVFSSNGRLFVEFDRFTGLTVAPRPMAEFPTPADLRVRYERGMGFTLDSPAARPLLTRYTGGEATRRYYQDAAIRAVLEKLARSGKRALLSLATGSGKTFIAVHLLKRIADAGLLRRALFVCDRDELRSQGLGAFQSAFGAEAAEVYKEADGSNHARNARIHIATYQTLDVATDDADANFLTTYYPENYFSHIVIDECHRSAWGKWSQVLRRNPDAVQIGLTATPRQIEFTEKSREAEADAQISADNLRHFGEPVYEYDMSQGIEDGYLAGCEIVRRDIFLDDKTQSERDTGIEQQDLEGKRLTDATTGLPLVPREARARYDAPSFEDLILLPERVDRMARDLFSHLLATGGPEQKAIVFCARDRHADDVAIALNNLYAEWCARNSRPRLEPYAFKCTASVGGSQHLADLRGASRSHFIAATVELLTTGVDVPVVRNIVFFKYVRSPIAFYQMVGRGTRLHPPTGKLMFRVYDYTDATRLFGEEFKTRYTPPRRERSAEPPEGGHLPPERIIMVEGFDIRVTDAGRYILTMVDGKAQPVTVEEYKERLAARLVEEAPTLDLFRARWVVPPERRDLLARLPDAGRSAVLVQALEDMADYDLYDVLGELGYGIAPRTRAGRAEAFEYKHAGWLARLPAETARTLKALAAQFAHSGTDGLENPQVFQTPEVARAGGLRALKALGKPADVLQETKKRMFAA; this comes from the coding sequence GTGGCACTGAGTGAATCCGACACCCGTGCCAAGCTGATCGACCCTGTCCTGCATGTCCGCGGCTGGACAGAAGACCTCATCCGCCGCGAGGAGACCGCGGGAGCCATCGAGATCGTTGATGGACGGCCGCGCAGGCGAGCCCGGGGCCGCGTAGACTACGTGCTGCGCGTCAGGGTCACTCCTGACACCCAACCGGTGGCGGCTGCGCTCTGCGAAGCCAAAGCCGAACACCTGCCGCCAGCACACGGCCTTGAGCAGGGGAAGGCTTACGCCAACTGCAAACGGCTCAACGTGCCATTTGTCTTCTCGTCGAACGGCCGCCTGTTCGTGGAGTTCGACCGGTTCACCGGCCTGACTGTTGCGCCGCGCCCGATGGCTGAGTTCCCCACCCCTGCCGACCTGCGCGTCCGATACGAGCGCGGCATGGGTTTCACACTGGACTCTCCGGCGGCAAGACCGCTCCTGACTCGCTACACAGGCGGAGAGGCAACGCGCCGCTACTACCAGGACGCCGCCATCCGCGCGGTGCTGGAGAAGCTGGCCCGCAGTGGGAAGCGGGCGCTCCTGTCCCTGGCCACCGGGTCCGGAAAGACGTTCATCGCGGTCCACCTGTTGAAGCGGATTGCCGACGCCGGGTTGCTGCGGAGGGCGCTGTTCGTCTGCGACCGCGACGAGCTCCGCTCCCAGGGGCTTGGGGCCTTTCAGAGTGCATTCGGGGCCGAGGCGGCAGAGGTCTACAAGGAGGCCGACGGGTCGAACCACGCCCGCAACGCCCGCATCCACATCGCCACCTACCAGACGCTCGACGTCGCCACAGACGACGCGGACGCCAACTTCCTGACGACCTACTACCCGGAGAACTACTTCAGCCACATCGTCATAGACGAGTGCCATCGCTCGGCCTGGGGGAAATGGTCGCAGGTGCTCCGCCGCAACCCGGACGCGGTGCAGATCGGCCTGACGGCCACCCCGCGCCAGATCGAGTTCACCGAGAAGAGCAGGGAGGCCGAGGCAGACGCCCAGATTTCTGCCGATAACCTCAGGCACTTCGGTGAGCCGGTCTACGAGTATGACATGAGCCAGGGGATCGAGGACGGCTACCTGGCCGGCTGCGAGATCGTCCGCCGGGACATCTTCCTGGACGACAAGACCCAAAGCGAGCGCGATACCGGGATCGAGCAGCAGGACCTCGAAGGGAAGCGACTGACCGACGCAACCACTGGCCTCCCTCTGGTGCCCCGCGAAGCCCGGGCCCGCTACGACGCACCGAGCTTCGAGGACCTCATATTGCTGCCTGAGCGGGTCGACCGGATGGCCCGGGACCTGTTTAGCCACCTGCTCGCCACCGGAGGACCGGAGCAGAAGGCGATCGTGTTCTGCGCTCGCGACCGCCACGCCGACGATGTCGCCATCGCCCTGAACAACCTCTATGCGGAGTGGTGTGCCCGGAACAGCAGGCCGCGTCTGGAGCCCTATGCCTTCAAGTGCACCGCCAGCGTCGGCGGCAGCCAGCACCTCGCCGATCTGCGTGGAGCTTCGCGGTCTCACTTCATTGCGGCGACCGTCGAGCTTCTGACGACCGGCGTGGACGTGCCCGTCGTGCGCAACATCGTCTTCTTCAAGTATGTCCGGTCGCCCATCGCCTTCTACCAGATGGTCGGCCGCGGCACGCGCCTGCACCCACCGACTGGGAAACTGATGTTCCGTGTCTACGACTATACCGATGCCACCCGGCTCTTTGGCGAGGAGTTCAAGACACGATACACGCCGCCCCGGAGAGAGCGCAGCGCGGAGCCCCCTGAGGGGGGTCATTTGCCGCCGGAGCGCATCATCATGGTCGAGGGGTTCGACATCAGGGTCACCGACGCGGGCCGATACATCCTGACCATGGTGGATGGGAAGGCCCAGCCCGTGACCGTGGAGGAATACAAGGAGCGCCTGGCGGCCCGCCTGGTCGAGGAGGCGCCCACGCTGGACCTCTTCCGCGCCCGGTGGGTGGTGCCGCCCGAACGGCGCGACCTGCTGGCCCGGCTGCCGGACGCCGGCCGGTCGGCGGTGCTGGTGCAGGCGCTAGAAGACATGGCTGACTACGACCTGTACGATGTGCTTGGGGAGCTGGGCTATGGGATAGCGCCCCGCACGCGGGCAGGGCGGGCAGAAGCGTTCGAGTACAAGCACGCGGGATGGCTCGCACGTCTCCCCGCGGAGACCGCGAGAACCCTCAAGGCCCTTGCGGCGCAGTTTGCGCATTCGGGAACGGACGGGCTGGAGAACCCGCAGGTGTTTCAGACACCCGAGGTCGCGAGAGCAGGCGGGCTGCGAGCACTCAAAGCATTGGGCAAGCCCGCTGACGTACTTCAAGAGACCAAGAAGAGGATGTTCGCGGCATGA
- a CDS encoding TrpB-like pyridoxal phosphate-dependent enzyme produces the protein MDSTKILLGEGDVPKAWYNIAADLPVPAAAVLHPGTRQPIGPADLAPLFPMELIMQEVSTEREIEIPKPVRDVYRMWRPTPMYRARRLEAALDTPARIYYKYEGTSPAGSHKPNTAVAQAFYNKQEGVRRLATETGAGQWGSALALACRLFGLDCTVYMVRVSYDQKPYRKLMMQTWGADVLSSPTDRTHAGRAILEKAPDSPGSLGIAISEAVEDAATHDDTKYSLGSVLNHVMLHQTVIGLEARRQMEMAGDAPDVVIGCVGGGSNFSGLMFPFMPEKFKGGGTRFVAVEPQACPTLTRGDYLYDFGDTAATTPLMKMYTLGHTFVPPGIHAGGLRYHGDAPLLCLLYHHKYIEAVAYQQRTVFDAALQFARTEGIIPAPEAAHAVRKAIDEALEAKKEGRPRTILFGLSGHGHFDMAAYEAHLAGRLEDFAYPEDAIKAAMRDLAQLQP, from the coding sequence ATGGATTCCACCAAGATCCTGCTCGGCGAGGGCGACGTGCCGAAGGCCTGGTACAACATCGCCGCGGACCTACCGGTGCCGGCAGCGGCGGTGCTCCACCCGGGGACCAGGCAGCCCATCGGCCCGGCCGACCTCGCGCCGCTGTTCCCGATGGAGCTCATCATGCAGGAGGTTAGCACCGAGCGGGAGATCGAGATCCCCAAGCCGGTGCGCGATGTCTACCGCATGTGGCGGCCAACGCCTATGTATCGGGCGCGGCGGCTGGAGGCGGCGCTCGACACCCCTGCCCGCATCTACTACAAGTACGAGGGCACCAGCCCGGCCGGCAGCCACAAGCCCAACACCGCGGTGGCGCAGGCCTTTTACAACAAGCAGGAGGGCGTGCGGCGGCTGGCCACCGAGACCGGTGCCGGCCAGTGGGGCAGCGCGCTGGCGCTGGCGTGCCGGCTGTTCGGGCTCGACTGCACGGTGTACATGGTGCGTGTCTCCTACGATCAGAAGCCCTACCGCAAACTGATGATGCAGACCTGGGGCGCGGACGTGCTCTCCAGCCCCACCGACCGCACCCACGCCGGCAGGGCGATCCTCGAAAAGGCGCCGGATTCACCCGGCAGCCTGGGCATCGCCATCAGCGAGGCGGTAGAGGACGCCGCGACCCACGACGACACCAAGTACTCGCTGGGCAGCGTGCTCAACCACGTGATGCTGCACCAGACCGTCATCGGGTTGGAGGCGCGCCGCCAGATGGAGATGGCCGGCGACGCTCCCGACGTCGTCATCGGCTGCGTCGGCGGCGGCAGCAACTTTTCCGGTCTTATGTTTCCGTTCATGCCCGAGAAGTTCAAGGGCGGCGGTACTCGCTTCGTCGCGGTCGAACCCCAAGCGTGCCCGACGCTGACCCGTGGCGATTACCTCTACGACTTCGGCGATACGGCGGCGACCACGCCGCTGATGAAGATGTACACCCTGGGACACACGTTCGTGCCGCCGGGCATTCACGCGGGCGGGCTGCGCTACCACGGCGACGCGCCGCTGCTGTGCCTGCTCTACCACCACAAGTACATTGAGGCCGTGGCCTACCAGCAGCGGACGGTCTTCGACGCCGCGCTCCAGTTCGCGCGCACCGAGGGGATAATCCCGGCCCCCGAGGCGGCGCACGCCGTCCGCAAGGCGATTGACGAGGCGTTGGAAGCGAAGAAGGAAGGCCGGCCGCGGACGATCCTCTTCGGGCTCTCCGGCCACGGCCACTTCGACATGGCGGCCTACGAGGCCCACCTGGCAGGCCGGCTGGAGGACTTCGCCTACCCGGAGGATGCGATCAAGGCGGCGATGCGGGATCTGGCGCAGTTGCAGCCGTAG
- a CDS encoding ABC-ATPase domain-containing protein — MLPSDRLRDKLIVMNGKGTQVYRTLAGAYRFDRFELHLDAIHPDPSSPSAWARVRVDQAEAQVPPALWGSPSGRLAAEEFLSRAVHEAIGRHVHSRWQGKAAPVAIHAGGGEILRRSCCTVGEEFVEIRLTIGFPAEGRKVLAKPAVTLLFDELPAVVQSGLVWANLDAAAGWRHRDTLEDYLALREALDELGLAAFVADGSVLPREDGQGERPLRGGRAVVLRAPDELAVMVALPHRGEVRGLGIRRGVTVIAGGAFSGKSTLLAALSAGVYPHVPGDGRELVATAPDAVRILTEPLRRVERVDISAFLRELPHRPDATTLSSEHATGTVSMAVGVAEAVEVGSRLLLFDEDESTVAFLVRDAAMQQLVPSERDPATPLLDRLRALWELHGVSSVIATGSLGEYLGVADTVIVMEGFQPQAATDRARGIVAGFTGRRTRAGGEFDMPMPRCPLPRGFGGLRGRGHRTELRGRAEIGIGRETISTAALGQLVGAGQACAAGDAILYALAKGYVDGNASIAEILDRVFADIAAHGLGVLATEGSHAGGYALPRRHEVAAVLNRMRALQVRTRRATPAAADPPTPPVSGADQVETPAGDPPPPANETV; from the coding sequence ATGCTGCCTTCCGATCGACTGCGCGACAAGCTGATCGTGATGAACGGCAAGGGCACCCAGGTCTACCGGACCCTGGCCGGCGCCTACCGATTCGATCGGTTCGAGCTCCACCTGGATGCAATACACCCCGATCCTTCCTCACCGTCCGCTTGGGCCCGCGTGCGCGTGGACCAGGCCGAGGCCCAGGTCCCGCCGGCGCTGTGGGGAAGCCCATCCGGTCGGTTGGCGGCGGAGGAGTTCCTGTCGCGCGCGGTGCACGAGGCCATAGGACGCCATGTCCATTCCCGGTGGCAGGGGAAGGCCGCGCCTGTGGCGATCCATGCAGGCGGGGGGGAGATCCTGCGGCGCTCGTGCTGCACGGTCGGCGAGGAGTTCGTGGAGATCCGCCTGACGATCGGGTTCCCTGCCGAAGGACGCAAGGTGCTGGCCAAGCCGGCAGTGACGCTGCTCTTCGATGAGCTGCCCGCGGTGGTTCAGTCCGGTCTGGTTTGGGCGAACCTCGACGCGGCTGCCGGATGGCGCCACCGCGACACGCTGGAGGACTACCTGGCCCTGCGGGAGGCCCTGGACGAGCTTGGGCTGGCGGCGTTTGTCGCCGACGGCTCGGTGCTGCCGAGAGAGGATGGGCAGGGCGAACGTCCGCTGCGCGGCGGCCGCGCCGTTGTCCTGCGCGCTCCGGACGAACTGGCCGTTATGGTCGCCCTGCCGCATCGTGGTGAGGTGCGCGGGCTGGGCATTCGCCGCGGCGTCACGGTGATCGCCGGAGGAGCCTTTAGTGGCAAGTCCACGCTGCTGGCCGCGCTCTCTGCCGGCGTTTATCCCCACGTCCCCGGGGACGGCCGCGAGCTTGTGGCCACGGCTCCGGACGCGGTGCGGATTCTCACCGAGCCCCTCCGGCGCGTCGAGCGCGTGGACATCAGCGCCTTTCTCCGGGAGCTGCCGCACCGTCCGGACGCGACCACACTGTCGTCTGAACACGCGACAGGGACGGTCTCCATGGCCGTGGGAGTCGCGGAGGCCGTCGAGGTCGGGTCCCGCCTGCTGCTGTTCGATGAGGATGAGAGCACGGTTGCGTTTCTGGTACGGGATGCGGCGATGCAGCAACTGGTCCCATCGGAGCGCGACCCCGCGACCCCGCTACTGGACCGCCTCCGGGCGCTTTGGGAACTCCACGGCGTCTCGTCGGTGATCGCCACCGGAAGTCTTGGGGAGTACCTCGGAGTGGCGGATACGGTAATCGTCATGGAAGGGTTTCAGCCCCAAGCGGCGACCGACCGAGCACGCGGCATCGTCGCGGGATTCACCGGGCGTCGCACGCGCGCCGGCGGGGAGTTTGACATGCCGATGCCTCGCTGCCCGCTGCCGCGGGGGTTTGGCGGGCTGCGGGGGCGCGGCCACCGAACCGAGCTGCGAGGCCGTGCGGAGATCGGCATCGGTCGCGAAACTATCAGCACCGCAGCGCTCGGACAGCTTGTGGGCGCGGGTCAGGCATGTGCGGCCGGAGATGCGATCCTCTACGCGCTTGCGAAGGGCTACGTGGACGGGAACGCCTCTATAGCCGAGATTCTTGACCGCGTCTTCGCGGACATCGCGGCGCACGGGTTGGGCGTGCTGGCAACCGAAGGGAGTCATGCCGGTGGCTACGCGCTGCCCAGGCGGCACGAGGTGGCGGCGGTGCTGAACCGGATGCGGGCCCTGCAGGTGCGGACGCGTCGGGCGACTCCCGCGGCCGCGGATCCCCCAACCCCCCCAGTCTCGGGGGCAGATCAGGTTGAGACGCCGGCAGGAGATCCTCCGCCGCCGGCGAATGAAACAGTTTAA
- a CDS encoding Fic family protein, with product MTSQPKPSGKKIRTREGYHAFVPAPLPPDLMWSPGLISALSTADRAVGRLAGEGGRLPSPHLLIRPFIRREAVLSSKIEGTQATLGELLAAEAGAAVNRSPEDLREVGNYVAALEYGLERLRTLPLSLRLVRELHARLMGETRGGQVTPGEFRRTQNWIGPPGATLATATYVPPPPTEMTDCLRAWERFLHDTALPPLVQIALAHYQFEAIHPFLDGNGRVGRLLITLFLVERDVLPKPLLYLSAFFEATRREYYDRLLGVSERGEWKAWLEYFLTGVALQAEDATGRATRISEILTRWRVVVGRFPSRTPSAVIDLLAENPYCTIQRVAKRLDVAYTTAQRAIERLESLSVLTQVGAAKRGRVFCARALLNILEEPAMLQPSEGR from the coding sequence GTGACATCCCAGCCCAAACCTTCTGGCAAGAAGATCCGGACGCGTGAGGGGTACCATGCCTTCGTCCCGGCCCCCCTGCCCCCCGACCTCATGTGGTCTCCCGGGTTAATCTCTGCCCTCTCTACGGCCGACCGCGCAGTCGGACGGCTCGCGGGCGAGGGCGGCCGCCTCCCTAGTCCTCACCTCCTCATCCGCCCCTTCATCAGGCGCGAAGCTGTCCTCTCCAGCAAGATCGAAGGCACGCAGGCTACCCTGGGAGAGCTGCTGGCGGCGGAGGCCGGCGCGGCCGTCAATCGCAGCCCGGAGGATCTCCGCGAGGTCGGCAACTACGTGGCCGCCCTGGAATACGGCCTGGAGCGCCTCAGAACCCTTCCCCTCTCCCTCCGGCTCGTCCGCGAACTCCATGCGAGGCTGATGGGCGAGACACGCGGAGGCCAGGTGACCCCTGGCGAGTTCCGGCGCACACAGAACTGGATCGGGCCTCCCGGCGCTACGCTGGCCACGGCGACCTACGTGCCGCCGCCTCCGACCGAGATGACCGATTGCCTGAGGGCCTGGGAGCGCTTCCTCCATGACACCGCGCTGCCGCCCCTGGTGCAGATCGCCCTGGCGCACTACCAGTTCGAAGCCATTCACCCGTTCCTCGACGGGAACGGCCGGGTAGGCAGGTTGTTGATCACCCTGTTCCTCGTAGAGCGAGACGTGCTGCCGAAACCGCTCCTCTACCTCAGCGCTTTCTTCGAGGCGACGCGGCGGGAGTACTACGACCGCCTGCTGGGCGTCAGCGAGCGCGGGGAATGGAAGGCCTGGCTCGAATACTTCCTGACAGGCGTGGCCCTGCAGGCCGAGGATGCCACGGGTAGGGCCACCAGGATTAGTGAGATCCTTACGCGGTGGCGCGTCGTCGTGGGACGCTTCCCGTCCAGAACACCATCCGCGGTGATTGATCTGCTGGCCGAAAACCCGTATTGCACGATCCAGCGGGTGGCGAAACGTCTGGACGTGGCCTACACCACGGCGCAGCGGGCCATCGAGCGACTGGAGTCGCTCTCTGTCCTCACCCAGGTGGGGGCGGCGAAGCGCGGTCGGGTATTCTGCGCCAGGGCCCTGCTGAATATACTCGAGGAACCTGCGATGCTGCAGCCCTCTGAGGGACGCTGA
- a CDS encoding N-6 DNA methylase, with the protein MPHRSKPNGNARRLNSQQSLNGAIKSICDIMRRSNCAGALQYVPELTWILFLRILDEREIREAEEAEAVGAEFTPSLEPPYRWQDWAAPDGPKRREMQNGALGAFFGFVHTELLPYLRNLKDRPGATPRQKIISEIMAGVERTRIDTERNFLDVLDKVNEISDQVVDQTHVFTLSQVYEGLLLKMGEKGNDGGQFFTPREVIRAIVKVIDPKIGETVYDPGCGTGGFLAQSYEHMAGPNNEKITSPDQLETLKRRTFYGREKDNAIYPIALANLVLHNIDEPHVWHGNTLTGAEAYGGLFTEAPALHDVILMNPPFGGKEGKEAQTRFAYKTSATQVLFLQHVIDSLKPGGRCGIVLDEGVLFRTNETAFVQTKRKLLDDCDLWCILSLPPGTFVNAGAGVKANLLFFIRGGPTERIWYYDLSDIKVGKKSPLTAAHFEEFLRLLPERADSPRSWTVPRDAIEARNYDLKAVNPHARPQEDTLTPEELLDLIEAKGREVSEALAALRKITRA; encoded by the coding sequence ATGCCACACCGATCGAAACCTAACGGCAACGCCAGACGCCTCAACTCCCAGCAGTCGCTCAACGGCGCGATTAAGTCGATCTGCGACATCATGCGCCGCTCGAACTGTGCTGGGGCGCTGCAGTACGTTCCGGAACTGACCTGGATCCTCTTTCTGCGAATCCTGGACGAGCGGGAGATCCGGGAGGCCGAAGAAGCCGAGGCGGTCGGCGCGGAGTTCACCCCGTCCCTGGAGCCTCCCTACCGCTGGCAGGACTGGGCGGCACCTGATGGACCGAAGCGGCGCGAGATGCAGAACGGGGCGCTGGGTGCGTTCTTCGGCTTTGTTCACACGGAGTTGTTGCCGTACCTCAGGAACCTGAAGGACCGCCCGGGTGCGACGCCGCGCCAGAAGATCATCAGCGAGATCATGGCAGGGGTGGAGCGGACCAGAATCGACACCGAGCGCAACTTCCTCGACGTGCTCGACAAGGTGAACGAGATCAGCGATCAGGTGGTGGACCAGACTCACGTCTTCACCCTCTCGCAGGTCTACGAGGGCCTGCTCCTCAAGATGGGCGAGAAGGGCAACGACGGGGGTCAGTTCTTCACCCCGCGCGAGGTCATCCGCGCCATTGTGAAGGTAATTGATCCGAAGATCGGCGAGACAGTCTACGACCCGGGGTGCGGCACCGGCGGGTTCCTGGCGCAGTCCTACGAGCACATGGCTGGGCCCAACAACGAGAAGATCACCTCGCCGGACCAACTGGAGACCCTCAAGCGGCGGACCTTCTACGGGCGCGAGAAGGACAACGCCATCTATCCCATCGCCCTGGCCAACTTGGTGCTGCACAACATTGACGAGCCGCACGTCTGGCATGGGAACACGCTGACCGGGGCCGAGGCCTACGGAGGCCTGTTCACCGAGGCGCCGGCGCTGCACGACGTAATCTTGATGAATCCGCCGTTCGGCGGCAAGGAGGGCAAGGAGGCGCAGACGCGCTTCGCCTACAAGACCAGCGCCACCCAGGTGCTGTTCCTTCAACATGTGATTGACAGCCTGAAGCCGGGCGGCCGCTGCGGCATCGTGCTAGACGAAGGCGTGCTGTTCAGGACCAACGAGACCGCGTTCGTGCAGACCAAGCGCAAACTACTCGATGACTGCGACCTGTGGTGCATCCTGAGCCTTCCGCCGGGAACGTTTGTGAACGCGGGCGCAGGCGTCAAGGCCAACTTGCTCTTCTTCATAAGGGGCGGTCCGACGGAACGGATTTGGTACTACGATCTCTCGGACATCAAGGTCGGGAAGAAATCTCCGTTGACAGCGGCGCACTTCGAGGAGTTCCTCCGCCTCCTGCCTGAGCGCGCGGACAGTCCCCGGAGCTGGACGGTGCCACGCGATGCAATCGAGGCCCGTAACTACGATCTCAAGGCGGTGAACCCCCACGCCAGGCCGCAGGAAGATACCCTCACCCCGGAGGAGCTGCTGGACCTCATCGAAGCGAAAGGGCGGGAGGTGTCCGAAGCCCTCGCCGCCCTTCGCAAGATAACCCGCGCGTAG
- a CDS encoding S41 family peptidase produces the protein MRPFATRGARLHLPVAILLLSLVVVPLAAAPPVHAADAGLALEALGLLRERYVDPVDSIVLLNGAIGGLRSALSASGIQADLPDIPPGTPNGQADAAFRARFGAAVAASGGRVSGASLAYAAIRAMTALLRDSHTGFLTPEQNRERQARQRQQAAFSGIGVVLMPREGRFYVRDVIPGSPAEATGVQPLDRIVRIDATPTAGLQVEQVAGTIRGPAGTSVTLTLDRPGRADAIALTVTRAPIQVPAIFQARILEGGIGYLQLYQFITRTGAEFRQALERMLSGGMRALVLDLRSNSGGYLHELTAVANAMLLPGQPIYRETSRGGRTRTVRTSAAPILPSHVPVVVLVDEGSASAAELLAAALQEHGRATLMGAKTSGAVEASVLHDLSDGSALSVTVLRLSTGMGRRLEGIGVSPDIPVALSVADLDQGRDTQFQRGVLVARQRLGLARKAAPAAAGR, from the coding sequence ATGAGGCCATTCGCAACCCGGGGAGCGCGACTGCACCTTCCCGTAGCCATCCTGCTTCTGTCCCTGGTCGTGGTGCCCCTGGCGGCGGCGCCTCCCGTACACGCCGCCGACGCTGGCCTGGCGCTGGAGGCGCTGGGGCTGCTCCGCGAGCGGTACGTGGATCCCGTGGACTCCATTGTCCTGCTGAACGGGGCGATCGGGGGGCTGCGCTCGGCGCTTTCGGCATCGGGCATCCAGGCCGATCTCCCCGACATCCCGCCCGGCACCCCGAACGGGCAGGCCGATGCCGCGTTCCGCGCCCGGTTTGGCGCCGCGGTCGCTGCATCCGGCGGCCGTGTCTCAGGCGCCTCGCTGGCCTATGCCGCGATCCGCGCCATGACCGCCCTGCTTCGCGACTCTCACACCGGCTTTCTCACCCCAGAGCAGAACCGCGAGCGGCAGGCGCGGCAGCGTCAGCAGGCAGCGTTCTCGGGCATCGGGGTGGTGCTGATGCCGCGCGAGGGGCGCTTCTACGTGCGCGACGTCATCCCCGGCAGCCCGGCGGAGGCCACCGGCGTGCAACCGCTGGACCGCATCGTGAGGATTGACGCGACCCCCACCGCCGGGCTCCAGGTGGAGCAGGTGGCCGGAACGATTCGCGGCCCGGCAGGCACCTCGGTGACGCTTACGCTGGATCGCCCCGGCCGGGCGGATGCGATCGCGCTCACCGTGACCCGGGCTCCAATTCAGGTCCCCGCGATCTTCCAGGCCCGGATCCTCGAGGGCGGAATCGGCTACCTTCAACTCTACCAGTTCATCACCCGTACCGGGGCGGAGTTCCGCCAGGCGCTGGAGCGGATGCTCTCCGGCGGGATGCGCGCGCTGGTGCTCGACCTCCGGTCCAACAGCGGCGGCTACCTGCACGAGCTGACCGCGGTTGCGAACGCCATGCTGCTTCCAGGACAGCCCATCTACCGGGAGACCTCACGTGGGGGACGCACGCGGACGGTTCGGACTTCCGCGGCGCCGATCCTGCCCTCGCACGTGCCGGTGGTCGTGCTCGTAGACGAGGGAAGCGCCTCAGCCGCCGAGCTGCTCGCCGCCGCGCTGCAGGAGCACGGTCGCGCGACGCTGATGGGCGCGAAGACCAGCGGCGCGGTCGAGGCCAGCGTGCTTCACGACCTCTCGGACGGCTCGGCGCTCAGCGTGACCGTGCTTCGGCTTTCCACTGGGATGGGGCGGCGCCTGGAAGGGATCGGGGTCTCTCCCGACATCCCGGTGGCGCTGTCGGTTGCCGACCTGGATCAGGGCCGCGACACCCAGTTCCAGCGTGGGGTGCTGGTGGCCCGGCAGCGGCTGGGCCTGGCCCGCAAGGCAGCCCCGGCTGCCGCCGGCCGATAG
- a CDS encoding restriction endonuclease subunit S gives MSEGPGGIQLPNGWRRVRLGEICALNPRAAPSLARPDEALTAFVPMSAVDERLGRITRFELRPYAEVRKGHTFFAEGDVMFAKITPCMQNGKHAVVRGLTDGIGFGSTEFHVLRPGLEVTSEWIHHFMRQPHILTAAMAHFYGTVGQQRVPEGFLASLEIPLPSLAEQRRIVALLEECMAQVERARAAAEDRLRALEALPDACLRGVFNGFTPLSVSSNVDATPFGWSWRRLTDIARLESGHTPSRYHPEWWGGPIHWIALPDIRQLDGKIAFETSEHTNEAGIANSSARVLPARTVVLSRTASVGFVTVMGREMATSQDFVNWVCGPEIDPVFLAYLLRASRDYIRSLASGAVHNTVYMPTVKAFHVCIPSLSAQKQIVAMLDDQMASIEKARLATDAELEGITVLPAAILRRAFAGELQP, from the coding sequence ATGAGTGAGGGTCCAGGGGGCATTCAGCTTCCTAATGGCTGGCGCCGGGTGCGGCTGGGCGAAATATGCGCCCTGAATCCGCGAGCAGCTCCGAGCCTGGCTCGCCCTGACGAAGCCCTGACAGCGTTCGTCCCGATGTCAGCGGTGGACGAGCGGCTTGGTCGGATTACACGCTTCGAGTTGAGGCCATACGCTGAAGTCCGAAAGGGGCACACCTTTTTCGCTGAAGGAGATGTCATGTTCGCGAAGATCACACCGTGCATGCAGAACGGAAAGCACGCGGTCGTGAGGGGACTAACTGATGGCATAGGCTTCGGCTCCACCGAGTTCCACGTCCTCCGCCCGGGACTCGAAGTGACTTCGGAGTGGATTCACCACTTCATGCGTCAACCACACATACTGACTGCTGCGATGGCGCACTTCTATGGAACCGTCGGCCAGCAGCGGGTCCCTGAGGGGTTTCTTGCTTCTCTTGAGATTCCGCTGCCCTCGCTTGCAGAGCAGCGCCGGATCGTCGCGTTGTTGGAGGAATGTATGGCGCAAGTGGAGCGGGCGCGGGCCGCCGCCGAGGATCGGCTGAGAGCACTCGAAGCTCTCCCCGATGCCTGCTTGCGAGGAGTCTTCAACGGTTTCACACCTCTTTCTGTGAGTTCGAATGTCGACGCTACCCCGTTCGGTTGGAGTTGGAGAAGACTGACGGACATCGCGCGCCTGGAGAGCGGGCACACCCCAAGCCGGTACCATCCTGAATGGTGGGGAGGTCCAATCCACTGGATCGCACTCCCCGACATCCGGCAGCTCGATGGCAAGATCGCGTTCGAAACGAGTGAGCACACAAACGAAGCCGGCATTGCGAACTCCTCGGCCAGGGTGCTACCTGCGCGGACCGTTGTCCTCTCACGAACGGCATCAGTTGGATTCGTAACGGTAATGGGCCGAGAAATGGCTACCAGCCAGGATTTCGTCAACTGGGTGTGCGGGCCGGAGATCGATCCGGTTTTCCTGGCCTACCTGCTCCGAGCCTCTCGGGACTACATCCGCTCACTGGCGAGCGGTGCGGTTCACAACACCGTCTATATGCCAACCGTCAAAGCCTTCCATGTATGCATCCCTTCGCTTTCCGCCCAGAAGCAAATCGTGGCGATGCTTGATGATCAAATGGCCTCGATAGAGAAAGCGAGACTTGCCACCGACGCGGAACTCGAGGGGATCACCGTCCTCCCCGCCGCGATTCTCCGCCGGGCCTTCGCCGGGGAACTCCAGCCTTGA